The window CTGCCATATCAGACTCAGAACCTTCCAGCTCATCAGTCAGCACTGAAAGAGAACTCTCCGCCTCGCGAATACTCTCCTCCGTCTCCGAAAACGTAACCGCATACTTTTCCGACAGATACTTCACCGCAGTCGTCAGCTTGGAAACAACATCCTCCGGCATCTTTGCAAGAGCTGACGTCAGCGGCAAAATCCACTTACGTTCAAGCAAATCAAGAGCCTCGGCATCAGAAAGATGCTCAATCGTCTCCTTCGTCAGCTCATCCAGACGGGCGGCATCCGCTTTCACCTGCTTTTTCAGCCCCTTTTCCTCATCAAACAAAGTATTAACCGTTAAAAGCTTCTGCTCAAACGAATCCTCATCAAACACCGCTCCGCCTTTCATCTCCGCACGGATCTGCTTTGCTTCCTTAGCAACACCCGTCGCAGTAAAAGCATCCTTCGCCTCATTCACTGCCTCGGATTCCAGCTCCTCCTCAGACAGCGAAGAAAGAACATCCGCAACCTCGGACGAAATCTCAGAAAGCCGCTCTTTCTTCAGGGAAAGTGAAACCAGATCCTCCTTTAGCATTGTCTCCTGAACCAGCTCAAACGGAAGAACATACCCTAGCCAGCCGTCCTGGACCTCAACCTCCTTTCCTTCCTTTTTCTTCAAAACCAGATTCGGCACAACCTTCTTCGCCGCCACAAACCCTTCACTTTGCAAAATCTCTAAATCAACCGTGACTCTCTGCCAGCAATCATCAAGAACCTGATACGCCGCATATTTATCAATCAGCGGAATTCCGGAAAGCCGCGAGAAAATATCTTCTGATAATACAGCCTCCTCTTTCGCCGTATTAACCAATGCCCATCCCTCTACTAGCTCAGAATGCAAATACGTGTCAAAGTCAGAAAAAGCCGCCGTAAACGAATCCTTAAACCGGCAGACATCCTCATGATTTGAAATCAGTTCTCTGACATCTCCCGCTGCAAGCGACAAATATCCGTTTGTTCCCACGGAAAACAAATCACTGCGAAGCGAAGGAAACGCATCCCAGAACGTAGACAAATCCGCAACCTCTGATACCGGAATACCTCCATACATCAGTGCATACAAATCCCAGTGCTCAGCCTCATTGGACGAATCAACATACCGCGGGATATTCAGATTATACGCATTCTCCCGAATCTCCTCACGGCTCACCGCACGTGAAAACTTAGGAACCGTTGCCCGGCTCACATACGTATCGACAATCCGCTTAATATCCGACGCACGAAGCTTATTGTTCTTCCCCTCCTTTACAAACCCTTTCGAAGCATCAATAATCAAAACATCATCATTAGCCCGCTTCTGCTTTAGAACCATAATGATCGTCGGAATACCCGTTCCAAAGAAAATGTTTGCCGGAAGACCGATAATCGCATCAATATGATTAAACTCCACCAGATTCTCGCGGATAGTCCCCTCCTCTCCCCCGCGGAACAGCACCCCGTGCGGAAGAACGATCGTCATAATCCCTTCAGGCTTTAAATGATACAAATCATGTAAAAGAAACGCATAGTCCGCCTTCGTCTTCGGAGCAATCCCAAACCGCTTATACCGGGGATCGTTTTCCATATCCTTTGTATCCCAGTGCTGGGAATAAGGAGGATTAGAAACAACCGCATCCACATACAGCGGCCTGTACGTTCCAATAGGATCAGTATCCTCAAAATACGGCCAGTCTTTCTTATCCAGAGTATCCCCGCACCGCGTAACAATATTATCGGGAAGAATCCCCCGCATAACCAGATTCATACGGGTAAGATTGTAGGTATTCTTCTTCAGCTCCTGCGCATAATACCGGACCTTATTTTCACCCGCCATATGTTTCGCAGCCGATCGGCCGATCGTAATCAAAAGAGAGCCTGAACCGCTTGTCGGATCGTAAATATCGATCATCTCCTTTCCTTTCAGATGTTCAGCCACGATCTCGGACATCAAGAGGGAAACCTCATGCGGTGTATAGAACTCGCCAGCCTTTTTCCCGGCATTTGCAGCAAACATGCTGATAAGATATTCGTAAATAAACCCAAGAACATCATAGTCCTGCCGGTTATCCATCGGAATATCCTTAATAAGATGAATAAGCGCATTTACCGCTTTAGTTTGAGATCCAGGACTATCACCAAGCTTACTCAAACCGGTTTCCAGAGTCGCAAAAATACCATCGAAAACCTTTTTGTGTTTATCACTGATTTTGCGATTAAATGCCGACAAGGCATCACGAACATTCGAAACGTCAAAATCACTACCCATCGAAAGCCAGGTAGAAAACAGATTCTCATAAGAGATGAAGTAGCCAAGCTTCTCCTGAATAAATGTAACCGTATCCGTATCAGTC of the Methanomicrobium sp. W14 genome contains:
- a CDS encoding type I restriction-modification system subunit M; amino-acid sequence: MNKQQLANKIWESANKMRSNIEANEYKDYILGFIFYKFLSDKEVKFLKENNATDKDIAQISETDTDTVTFIQEKLGYFISYENLFSTWLSMGSDFDVSNVRDALSAFNRKISDKHKKVFDGIFATLETGLSKLGDSPGSQTKAVNALIHLIKDIPMDNRQDYDVLGFIYEYLISMFAANAGKKAGEFYTPHEVSLLMSEIVAEHLKGKEMIDIYDPTSGSGSLLITIGRSAAKHMAGENKVRYYAQELKKNTYNLTRMNLVMRGILPDNIVTRCGDTLDKKDWPYFEDTDPIGTYRPLYVDAVVSNPPYSQHWDTKDMENDPRYKRFGIAPKTKADYAFLLHDLYHLKPEGIMTIVLPHGVLFRGGEEGTIRENLVEFNHIDAIIGLPANIFFGTGIPTIIMVLKQKRANDDVLIIDASKGFVKEGKNNKLRASDIKRIVDTYVSRATVPKFSRAVSREEIRENAYNLNIPRYVDSSNEAEHWDLYALMYGGIPVSEVADLSTFWDAFPSLRSDLFSVGTNGYLSLAAGDVRELISNHEDVCRFKDSFTAAFSDFDTYLHSELVEGWALVNTAKEEAVLSEDIFSRLSGIPLIDKYAAYQVLDDCWQRVTVDLEILQSEGFVAAKKVVPNLVLKKKEGKEVEVQDGWLGYVLPFELVQETMLKEDLVSLSLKKERLSEISSEVADVLSSLSEEELESEAVNEAKDAFTATGVAKEAKQIRAEMKGGAVFDEDSFEQKLLTVNTLFDEEKGLKKQVKADAARLDELTKETIEHLSDAEALDLLERKWILPLTSALAKMPEDVVSKLTTAVKYLSEKYAVTFSETEESIREAESSLSVLTDELEGSESDMAGLLKLKSLLAGE